The following are from one region of the Thermoflexus hugenholtzii JAD2 genome:
- a CDS encoding OsmC family protein, translated as MGLVLNGLDVEQLQQLSAQVQTDPEAARSLNRWTARVRWLGGFKGRAYIRNHSFVVDEPADLVGQDEAPNAVEYVLGALGACLTVGFVLNATKRGIPLRNLEIALEGEIDNILTFLGLSQEGHPGYREIIVKAYVDADADEETLRAIWEETVATSPVGNTLARPVTLRPELRRATAA; from the coding sequence ATGGGACTGGTGCTGAACGGCCTGGATGTGGAGCAGCTGCAACAGCTGAGCGCGCAGGTGCAGACGGATCCAGAGGCCGCCCGCTCCCTGAACCGCTGGACGGCACGGGTGCGCTGGTTGGGAGGGTTCAAGGGACGGGCCTACATCCGGAACCACTCCTTTGTGGTGGACGAACCCGCCGATTTGGTGGGCCAGGACGAGGCCCCCAACGCGGTGGAATATGTGCTGGGGGCCCTTGGGGCTTGCCTCACCGTCGGCTTCGTCCTCAACGCCACCAAACGTGGGATCCCTCTCCGCAACCTGGAGATCGCCCTGGAGGGGGAGATCGATAACATCCTCACCTTCCTGGGGCTGAGCCAGGAAGGGCACCCGGGCTACCGCGAGATCATCGTCAAAGCCTATGTGGACGCCGACGCCGACGAGGAGACCCTCCGGGCGATCTGGGAGGAGACGGTGGCCACCTCGCCGGTGGGCAACACGCTGGCCCGCCCGGTGACCCTGCGACCCGAGCTCCGTCGGGCGACAGCCGCTTGA
- a CDS encoding Uma2 family endonuclease, with amino-acid sequence MGIRLDLLHRVTDEELWELSERNPGYQFERTADGRLIVTPTGGESGRRSGEIVGQLREWNRRARLGVVFDSSTGFRLPDGSLFAPDASWVRRERWEALSREEREGFVPLCPDAVFEVRSASQSLGELREKMTVYLANGARLGVLIDPYRKAVEIYRPGAPVERYEGVQQVPLDPELPGFTLELGPIFE; translated from the coding sequence ATGGGGATCCGGCTGGATCTGCTGCATCGGGTGACGGATGAGGAGCTGTGGGAGCTTTCGGAGCGCAATCCGGGCTATCAATTCGAGCGCACCGCGGACGGGAGGTTGATCGTGACCCCCACCGGTGGCGAGAGCGGACGACGGAGCGGGGAGATCGTCGGACAGCTTCGGGAGTGGAACCGCCGGGCCCGCCTGGGGGTGGTTTTTGATTCCTCCACGGGTTTTCGGCTTCCGGATGGGTCGCTGTTTGCACCGGATGCTTCATGGGTGCGGCGGGAGCGGTGGGAGGCTCTCAGTCGGGAGGAGCGGGAGGGGTTTGTCCCCCTTTGTCCGGATGCGGTGTTTGAGGTGCGCTCGGCTTCCCAGAGCCTGGGGGAGCTGCGGGAGAAGATGACGGTCTATCTGGCCAACGGCGCCCGCCTGGGCGTGCTGATCGACCCCTACCGCAAAGCCGTGGAGATCTACCGCCCCGGCGCCCCGGTGGAGCGATACGAAGGAGTCCAGCAGGTGCCCCTGGACCCCGAGCTCCCCGGCTTCACCCTGGAACTGGGGCCGATCTTCGAGTGA
- a CDS encoding Uma2 family endonuclease, with amino-acid sequence MGIRLDLLHRVTDEELRELSERNPGYQFERTADGRLIVTPTGLESGRRSGEIFGQLRDWNRRTRLGVVLDSSTGFRLPDGSLLSPDASWVRRERWEALSPEQREGFGPFCPDAAFEVRSASQSLGELREKMETYLANGARLAVLIDPYRRAVEIYRPGAPVERYEGVQQVPLDPELPGFTLELGPIFE; translated from the coding sequence ATGGGGATCCGGCTGGATCTGCTGCATCGGGTGACGGATGAGGAGCTGCGCGAGCTTTCGGAGCGCAACCCGGGCTATCAGTTCGAACGCACCGCCGACGGGAGGCTCATCGTGACCCCCACCGGCTTAGAAAGCGGACGACGAAGCGGGGAAATCTTCGGGCAGCTTCGGGATTGGAACCGCCGAACCCGTTTGGGGGTGGTCTTGGATTCTTCCACAGGCTTCCGGCTTCCCGATGGGTCGTTGCTTTCCCCGGACGCCTCGTGGGTGCGGCGGGAGCGATGGGAAGCCCTCAGCCCCGAACAGCGCGAAGGCTTCGGCCCCTTCTGCCCCGACGCCGCCTTCGAAGTCCGCTCCGCCTCCCAAAGCCTGGGAGAACTACGAGAGAAGATGGAGACCTACCTGGCCAACGGCGCCCGCCTGGCCGTGCTGATCGACCCCTACCGGCGCGCGGTGGAGATCTACCGTCCCGGCGCCCCGGTGGAGCGATACGAAGGAGTCCAGCAGGTGCCCCTGGACCCCGAGCTCCCCGGCTTCACCCTGGAACTGGGGCCAATCTTCGAGTGA
- a CDS encoding Uma2 family endonuclease, with amino-acid sequence MGIRLDLLHRVTDEELWELSERNPGYQFERTADGRLIVSPTGGESGRRSLKVAYQLERWNERARLGVVFDSSTGFRLPDGSLFAPDASWVRRERWEALSQEEREGFVPLCPDAVFEVRSAFQSLGELREKMEAYRANGARVGVLIDPYRRAVEVYRPGAPVERYEGVQQVSLDPELPGFILELEPIFE; translated from the coding sequence ATGGGGATCCGATTGGATTTGCTGCATCGGGTGACGGATGAGGAGCTGTGGGAGCTTTCGGAGCGCAATCCGGGCTATCAATTCGAGCGCACCGCGGACGGGAGGCTGATCGTGAGCCCTACTGGCGGCGAGAGCGGGCGGCGTAGCCTGAAGGTAGCCTATCAACTGGAACGCTGGAACGAGCGGGCCCGCCTGGGGGTGGTTTTTGATTCTTCCACGGGTTTTCGGCTTCCGGATGGGTCGCTGTTTGCGCCGGATGCTTCGTGGGTGCGGCGGGAGCGGTGGGAGGCTCTCAGTCAGGAGGAGCGGGAGGGGTTTGTTCCCCTTTGTCCGGATGCGGTGTTTGAGGTGCGGTCGGCTTTCCAGAGCCTGGGGGAGTTGCGGGAGAAGATGGAGGCTTATCGGGCCAACGGGGCGCGGGTGGGGGTGCTGATCGATCCTTATCGGCGGGCGGTGGAGGTTTATCGGCCCGGCGCCCCGGTGGAGCGATACGAAGGAGTCCAGCAGGTGTCCCTGGACCCCGAGCTCCCGGGGTTCATCCTGGAGCTGGAGCCGATCTTCGAGTGA